One genomic window of Cannabis sativa cultivar Pink pepper isolate KNU-18-1 chromosome 2, ASM2916894v1, whole genome shotgun sequence includes the following:
- the LOC133034249 gene encoding uncharacterized protein LOC133034249 — translation MATIDKSWTKIRNRGCHEFWNGLQAFLAMASEHKDCDGRIRCPCVRSKLLHLKVRGKIPNNIFEELLKLLKFAFPKENNIPSTYYEAKKRLKKLGLGYDNIDVCLYNCCLFYKENASKEACPVCGTSRWVTSENGKGKKVPCKVMRYFPLTPRLKRLYSSRITAKSMIWHHTGKSKDDGVLRHPVDGLAWKDFDAKHPEFARDPRNVRLGLGCDGFNPFGNMSLAYSMWPVVQREIVRPTRCSPCVLRFCGKVNDFPARSSLYGWSGQGYKACPTCNEDTTSIRVIGKTSYVGHRRFLPSNHAMRKDTRFDGKVERRPPPRRFTCEEILSQVNALEPQIPGHHENFGGVKRRRVAENCNWRKKSIFYELEYWSTNILKHNIDVMHVEKNVCDSLLGTILDNDKSKDTTNARHDLKKMGIRESLWIYEDGNGRLMKPHAPYVLTREKRQLFCQFVKGIKFPDGFCSNLKSKVSPDESNIIGLKSHDCHVIMQRVLAVGVRKFLPRDNATTITRICLFDIMIHLVLHLPEEAILGGPVFMRWMYPFERYMKKLKNYVGNKARPEGSIAGGYVADEAVTFCSMYFKGCETRFNRLDRNEDAPSVCRYLSVFNSQSRPLTSGLIKPLDHTSREKAEWYILQNSPEIQAYLDEHLDKIRHEYPNGNHDVLHRQTFRPWFHKKV, via the exons ATGGCGACAATTGATAAGTCTTGGACCAAAATCAGAAATCGTGGTTGCCATGAATTTTGGAATGGTTTACAAGCCTTTTTAGCAATGGCATCAGAACATAAGGATTGTGATGGAAGAATTCGATGTCCTTGTGTGAGAT CAAAGCTATTGCATTTAAAAGTTAGGGGAAAAATTCCTAATAACATCTTTGAAGAATTATTGAAGCTTTTAAAGTTTGCGTTTCCGaaggaaaataatattccaTCAACTTACTACGAGGCAAAAAAGAGATTGAAGAAATTAGGCTTGGGTTATGATAATATCGATGTCTGTTTGTATAATTGTTGCTTATTTTATAAGGAGAATGCATCCAAGGAGGCTTGTCCAGTTTGCGGAACTAGTCGTTGGGTTACTTCCGAGAacggaaaaggaaaaaaagttcCTTGCAAAGTCATGCGATACTTTCCGTTGACACCTCGACTTAAAAGATTATATAGTTCGAGGATTACAGCGAAAAGCATGATATGGCATCATACtggaaaatcaaaagatgatggGGTGTTGCGACACCCGGTCGATGGTTTAGCTTGGAAAGACTTTGATGCAAAACATCCCGAGTTTGCAAGGGACCCAAGAAATGTTCGACTTGGGTTAGGCTGTGATGgatttaatccatttggcaacatgagtcTTGCATACAGCATGTGGCCAGTGGTG CAACGAGAGATAGTTCGACCAACTCGATGTTCACCATGCGTGCTGCGCTTTTGTGGGAAAGTGAATGATTTTCCTGCTCGTAGTAGCTTGTACGGGTGGAGTGGTCAAGGTTATAAAGCTTGCCCTACTTGTAATGAAGACACGACGTCCATTCGAGTGATCGGGAAGACATCATATGTTGGTCATCGAAGGTTCTTGCCAAGTAACCATGCAATGAGAAAGGATACTCGATTTGATGGTAAAGTTGAAAGAAGACCTCCTCCAAGACGATTTACTTGTGAAGAAATATTATCACAAGTTAATGCTCTCGAACCCCAAATTCCCGGACATCATGAAAATTTTGGGGGCGTGAAACGTAGAAGAGTTGCAGAAAATTGTAATTGgaggaaaaaaagtattttctacGAGTTGGAGTATTGGAGCACGAATATTTTAAAACACAACATTGATGTCATGCATGTTGAGAAGAATGTGTGTGATAGTCTCCTAGGAACCATCTTGGATAATGATAAATCAAAGGACACAACCAATGCGCGCCATGATTTAAAGAAGATGGGTATTAGGGAATCGTTGTGGATTTATGAAGATGGGAATGGGAGGCTAATGAAACCGCATGCTCCTTATGTTTTGACTCGTGAGAAAAGACAACTTTTTTGTCAGTTTGTTAAAGGAATAAAGTTTCCCGATGGCTTCTGTTCAAATTTAAAGAGCAAAGTTTCTCCAGATGAGTCTAACATTATTGGGTTAAAATCCCACGATTGTCATGTCATTATGCAGCGAGTACTAGCGGTTGGTGTCCGTAAATTTCTACCTCGTGACAACGCAACAACTATTACTcgaatttgt CTTTTTGACATAATGATACACTTGGTATTGCATTTGCCTGAAGAAGCGATATTGGGTGGCCCGGTCTTTATGAGATGGATGTATCCTTTTGAAAGgtacatgaaaaaattgaagaattatGTGGGAAATAAGGCACGTCCTGAAGGGTCAATTGCAGGAGGTTATGTTGCTGATGAGGCAGTAACCTTTTGTTCAATGTACTTTAAAGGGTGTGAAACAAGATTTAATCGGCTTGATCGAAATGAAGATGCACCTTCTGTTTGTCGCTATCTCTCAGTTTTTaattctcaatctcgtcctttAACTAGCGGACTTATCAAGCCTCTTGATCATACCAGTCGTGAAAAAGCTGAGTGGTACATTCTTCAAAATTCTCCTGAAATCCAAGCTTACTTAGA TGAACATTTggacaagatcaggcatgaataTCCTAATGGTAATCACGATGTCTTGCATAGGCAAACTTTCCGTCCGTGGTTTCACAAGAAGGTATAA